GAGAGGTCTGTTCCCGATATCACTCGGGGCAAAATGTCTTTAGTCAGAATATCGATGGCGCCGAGAGAAGCCTCCTTGGAACTTTGGTACTTTCTCTGCAGACCCGAAACCTCCGAACCTGTCATGGCATAATACATGATGGCGGCAAAGATCCCCGCAGCAACAGAAACAACGACCAATGCCAGCACAAGGGCAACACCGGCATCCGTCCTGTGCTTTCCGGTAATTTGTCGAGGTGTCATCATATCCCTTCTTGAGTCCTTTTCAGTAAAAGCTCTTGGGTTTGATCACGAGAGTATGGACCTTCCAGCGATAGTGGTCCCAGTCCGTGCCGAAGGCGGTGAGATTCACACTGGTCCCCAGTGCTGCTGTCGGACCGACGGTGATGGGATTCGCGCCTCCATATTTGAATCTCCTGTCCATTATACCCTCATGGGTGAGTAAGTAGACCCGCACCTCCTTGACCTGTTCCTTGATCGCGAGTGCGTCGAGGCCGGATATGTCATTTACCGGTGGATCCTCGGGAACACCATCAAGATTGGTATCGAGCCTGAAAACGACCTGCATATTGGCAACGCACTCTATGAGGGGCAATTCGTTGGCTGTCACGTCCACGGCCGCACTTTGAGGCAAGGCGAACTTGACCAGCGATCCCGTGCCTGATGCGCAGTTGGGATTGGCAGTCGAAGGCTTCTTCACATAATAGTCTGCCCTGTTAAAGGGTCTGACGGGGATGTTCGTATCGTCTATGCCAAAGGCGAGATACCGCTCTCCAGTGCTGGTCGATGGTTGAAATGCAACGTCCAGCGCCGACGTAACGTATTGGGGCGCGTATGCACCCGCCGAAACGATCAATTGTGCCCGTCCCCCAAGAGTTGAACGGGGTTTTATGACGACCATGTAGTCCCTGCCGTTCACCATGTCGAGGTTGACATCGTTCCAGATGTGCACTGTCGTGCCGGTTATATTGGTCCACTTTCCGGCGGCGCTGTTTATACCGACAGCGGGAGACCTGATGACCAGATAATCCGAATTTGCGATGTAATCCGTAAACGAGCCCACGTTGTTGCTGTGCGCCAGGGCCTTGGGGACGTTAGGTGCATCGTTGAACTGTTGAGAGGGATTACTTGTGGCCTCACTGTAGGTCCCGGGCGCGCTCTTGAACTCGTCGGCCAACCCGAATCCGGCATTGGACACATCGCTTCTCATCATCTCCATGCCCAGGGTTGATTCGAACTGGCCGGCTACGATCGCAGCCTGCTGTCTTTGTCCCCCGATAAGGCTCTGCAGGAGCTGCATGCTCATTGCCATGACGATCCCCATGATCGCTATGGCAATGAGCAGCTCCAACAAACTGAATCCCTGTTCGTCCTTTCTCATATAGCTGCTTTCACCTCATGCGTCGGTGCTGATAATGGAAGCCGCGTCGTGCCGATGCCCTATGTTCCGATGGCTCCAGGTGACTTTCACCTGGACCGCAATGCTGCTGGCCGCCGTGGCACCCGTTGGAATAATGTTCCGTGCCGTCCAATTGACGGTATAGGACACATCGATGTTTCGAATCCTCCTTACTTCAGGAGAGGTGATCACAACCGAATGGCCCTGGACGTCGCTGAATCGTGCGTTGCGCAGGGTTTCCAGCGTTGATTCGGCTATGCGCATCGCTTCATTGCGCATCTGGTTATCCATATTGATCCTCATGTAATTCGCCAATCCATCAAGCATCGCCATGAGACCAATGGAGAGCACAAGCATGGCAACGAGAAGTTCAATAAGCGTGAACCCTTTCCGGTTTTTTTTAATTACAGGCAGCGACATTGCACCCTCCTGCTGCACCGTTGTATTGACCCATTCTGATCCTCGTGGGTGCCACGACTATGCAGTTGGTCGTCGGCTTGAGATTCACCGAAGGTATACAGATCGCCCCCTGTCGCGTGGCAATACCCCGGGAATCGAAGACCGCCATACCGCCGGCGAAATTATTCTCGATCGCCTCGCTTCCGGGATCGATATTCCCAAAGGTAAAAGGAACAATCGCTGTTCTCTCAAGTCTTACCGTATCGGGCGGAGTCGCATCCTTGGCATTGTTTCCATTGGTATCCTCAACCACCTGGTACTTGTTGCCTGCCAGACCAAATTCCATAAAATGCGTCCTGTTGGTGTTCATCGCCATCATCCTCATGTTCATGAGGTCGTTATAGATCCTTTTTGTCTGGTTGTGAATCCTGTTCTTCCTCACAAAACCCGACATGTTCGGTGCCGCAATCCCGGCCAGTATGGCAATCATTGCAACAACAATAAGAAGTTCTATGAGCGTGAAACCCTTGCACGTTTTCATCTTTCTCTCATATGCAATATCTTTCTTATCGGCTTCGGCGGACCCAATAAGGAGAAGCCTCCTCCAATGTTCACGCCCTGGCCGACTGCCATTGCTTTTCCTCCGGCAATGGTCAGGGCCGATGAACCGCTGGCCG
Above is a window of Syntrophorhabdaceae bacterium DNA encoding:
- a CDS encoding prepilin-type N-terminal cleavage/methylation domain-containing protein: MRKDEQGFSLLELLIAIAIMGIVMAMSMQLLQSLIGGQRQQAAIVAGQFESTLGMEMMRSDVSNAGFGLADEFKSAPGTYSEATSNPSQQFNDAPNVPKALAHSNNVGSFTDYIANSDYLVIRSPAVGINSAAGKWTNITGTTVHIWNDVNLDMVNGRDYMVVIKPRSTLGGRAQLIVSAGAYAPQYVTSALDVAFQPSTSTGERYLAFGIDDTNIPVRPFNRADYYVKKPSTANPNCASGTGSLVKFALPQSAAVDVTANELPLIECVANMQVVFRLDTNLDGVPEDPPVNDISGLDALAIKEQVKEVRVYLLTHEGIMDRRFKYGGANPITVGPTAALGTSVNLTAFGTDWDHYRWKVHTLVIKPKSFY
- a CDS encoding prepilin-type N-terminal cleavage/methylation domain-containing protein, producing the protein MKTCKGFTLIELLIVVAMIAILAGIAAPNMSGFVRKNRIHNQTKRIYNDLMNMRMMAMNTNRTHFMEFGLAGNKYQVVEDTNGNNAKDATPPDTVRLERTAIVPFTFGNIDPGSEAIENNFAGGMAVFDSRGIATRQGAICIPSVNLKPTTNCIVVAPTRIRMGQYNGAAGGCNVAACN
- a CDS encoding prepilin-type N-terminal cleavage/methylation domain-containing protein, whose protein sequence is MSLPVIKKNRKGFTLIELLVAMLVLSIGLMAMLDGLANYMRINMDNQMRNEAMRIAESTLETLRNARFSDVQGHSVVITSPEVRRIRNIDVSYTVNWTARNIIPTGATAASSIAVQVKVTWSHRNIGHRHDAASIISTDA